In Gammaproteobacteria bacterium, the genomic stretch ATCCGCAAAAAACCTTATATCCTTCACAAGGTCTATGGTGTCCTGATTCTTCAACTCCAAGGTCACGCCCTTCTTTGAAACATTAAGAGCTGTCGGAGATGAAGGTAACATCATGAGCCGTGTCTTAAAGATTCGGTTAAACGCTATCAGAAAAATCAACGTGGAGGCAAAAAGCAATACATACGTAAAAGAGGAATTACCTGAGAACCATAATTTTGACGCATAGGCCATAAGAAAAATAAAGGTAGGAACGTACAATATGAGATCCCACATTACACCTTTTTGATCTTTCGAAAGCTCAAATCTATAAGGTTCAGCCATTTCTATCTAACCCTGAGCCTTCTCCACAACTTTACCAATCATGTAGTCCATTTCCTGATAAAGAACTCGGCCCGGTTGTTTTGAGCGAACGATACCGTTTTTATCTATGATAAAAGTCCATGGATCACCCTTCACTTGATAGGTGACAAATGCCTCGGGATTCATATACTGATCCATGTGAAGAAAAGCAACCTGGTCGCCATATTTATCCATCATGGATTTGAGCATTTGCAACTGCTTATCACACACAGTACAGTGACCTGGTGTCGCGAACTCTAAAACAATGGGTTTTCCCAACGCCAAAGCCTCGTCCACTGACAATTTGTACATGCGCGCATCGGGATAACGATAACTAGTTAGCCTACTAAGATCACCACCAACGTCATCAGATTTCTTTGTACGCAGTGACGGAGCTTGCTGACCAATATTCAAGGCACCATCTGGCCGCTCAAGAGAACAAGAAACAAAGAGAGGAAGCCATAAAATGACCGCAAGTTTAGCGAGATTCATAGCCTTTTTCCCACCCTGTGCAGGTTTTGAATAAATTATATGCCCAAATACAATTCGCAAGAAGCACCAGAGTGCCAAAAATCCCCATAGTAGCCAACAACGGCTTTACAATATGCTCCACTTCCGCTGGAGTTGAATTCACACTTGCGATACCACCCATAATTCCAGCAATGACAAAAAATACAACCATGCCGATCACGCCAATATTGTGCACCCAAAAGTGGGCTTTAACCAAGGTCAAACTATAGATTGGTCGCTTTATCAACCTGGGAACCACATAGTATACCGCAGCGAATATCGCCATTTCGACCCAACCCAGAAGATTAATATGGGTATGGCCTCGCACAATTAGATTTCCATGTAGGCGGTGGTCAACAAAATGCCGAAGCTCCGACACCCCACCCATGATTGCGCCCCACGAAAACCCGATCAGACTATATATAATGCAGGCGTAGATAAACCACAGCGTGTATTTCCGATACACTATTTCCTGTTGATGTTCCCAAGGTTTAGACATAATTTTTTCCGAAATTTTAAACACTACTCTTTATCAGACGAGGGCTTATCTCTGATATCTTCATATTTGCCTTGCCAATCTTCGGGCGCCCACATTTTGACCATATTATCGATAAATTCTGATCTTTCCGGTGGCGGAACTTTAGCAACAGATGAACCCGCGTCTGCGCGCAATTCCGAAAGAAATATCGCGATTACTTTTCTATCTTCGGCTGGTATATCACTTACGTAAGCAGCTTCTTTAGGCGGAAGGCCATGATCCAGCGTCGGTGAACCATAGACTTCTTCAGGCTTCAAAAGAAAACTTTCTATCCATTCGACCGTTCGCTTTGAACCAATCCCATCAAGTGACAAACCCATGCTTGTTCCTGTACGTAAAGCTCTATGACACGAATTACAACGATTCTTTCGATAGAGCTCAGAGCCCACTTTTCCAGCTTCAGAAAAGTCGAAATGTGTTA encodes the following:
- a CDS encoding thioredoxin family protein, whose protein sequence is MNLAKLAVILWLPLFVSCSLERPDGALNIGQQAPSLRTKKSDDVGGDLSRLTSYRYPDARMYKLSVDEALALGKPIVLEFATPGHCTVCDKQLQMLKSMMDKYGDQVAFLHMDQYMNPEAFVTYQVKGDPWTFIIDKNGIVRSKQPGRVLYQEMDYMIGKVVEKAQG
- a CDS encoding cbb3-type cytochrome c oxidase subunit I, which translates into the protein MSKPWEHQQEIVYRKYTLWFIYACIIYSLIGFSWGAIMGGVSELRHFVDHRLHGNLIVRGHTHINLLGWVEMAIFAAVYYVVPRLIKRPIYSLTLVKAHFWVHNIGVIGMVVFFVIAGIMGGIASVNSTPAEVEHIVKPLLATMGIFGTLVLLANCIWAYNLFKTCTGWEKGYESR
- a CDS encoding cytochrome c, whose protein sequence is MGKKQPLKSGEKILFIIFGIFFLLAVIAYIGLETYRMNSEKPMFQQLTHFDFSEAGKVGSELYRKNRCNSCHRALRTGTSMGLSLDGIGSKRTVEWIESFLLKPEEVYGSPTLDHGLPPKEAAYVSDIPAEDRKVIAIFLSELRADAGSSVAKVPPPERSEFIDNMVKMWAPEDWQGKYEDIRDKPSSDKE